One stretch of Streptomyces sp. NBC_01142 DNA includes these proteins:
- a CDS encoding DUF475 domain-containing protein, translating into MVLKTFGWSFAVTALGLVAAVFYGGWTGFGVVAILSVLEISLSFDNAVVNAGILKKMNAFWQKIFLTIGVLIAVFGMRLVFPVVIVAISAKIGPIEAVDLAFNDAERYEQLVTDAHPSIAAFGGMFLLMIFLDFIFEDRDIKWLAWLERPLAKLGKIDMLSVCIALIVLMVSAMTVATQAHQHAGHADKSATVLLSGVAGLITYLIVGGLSGYFENKIEEEEEHEHELEEEAKRSGKKVSAVQLAGKAAFFMFLYLEVLDASFSFDGVIGAFAITNDIVLMALGLGIGAMYVRSLTVYLVRQGTLDDYVYLEHGAHYAIGALAVILLVTIQYQISEFITGLVGVVLIAASFWSSLRRNKALAEQGIDPQEAPPGV; encoded by the coding sequence CGGTCTTCTACGGAGGGTGGACCGGGTTCGGGGTCGTCGCGATCCTGTCCGTCCTCGAGATTTCGCTGTCCTTCGACAACGCGGTCGTCAACGCCGGAATCCTGAAGAAGATGAATGCCTTCTGGCAGAAGATCTTCCTCACGATCGGCGTGCTCATCGCCGTGTTCGGTATGCGCCTGGTCTTCCCCGTCGTGATCGTCGCGATCAGCGCCAAGATCGGCCCCATCGAGGCGGTCGACCTGGCATTCAACGACGCGGAGCGTTACGAGCAGCTGGTCACCGACGCTCACCCGTCGATCGCCGCGTTCGGTGGCATGTTCCTGCTCATGATCTTCCTCGACTTCATTTTCGAGGACCGTGACATCAAGTGGCTCGCCTGGCTGGAGCGGCCGCTCGCGAAGCTGGGCAAGATCGACATGCTCTCGGTCTGCATCGCGCTGATCGTGCTGATGGTCAGCGCCATGACCGTCGCGACCCAGGCCCACCAGCACGCCGGGCATGCGGACAAGTCGGCGACGGTGCTGCTCTCCGGCGTCGCGGGTCTGATCACGTACCTGATCGTCGGCGGCCTCTCCGGCTACTTCGAGAACAAGATCGAGGAAGAGGAGGAGCACGAACACGAGCTGGAGGAAGAGGCCAAGCGGAGCGGCAAGAAGGTTTCCGCAGTCCAGCTGGCCGGCAAGGCAGCGTTCTTCATGTTCCTCTACCTCGAGGTCCTGGACGCGTCGTTCTCCTTCGACGGCGTCATCGGTGCCTTCGCCATCACCAACGACATCGTGCTGATGGCACTCGGCCTCGGTATCGGCGCGATGTACGTCCGTTCGCTCACGGTCTACCTGGTCCGCCAGGGCACCCTGGACGACTACGTCTACCTCGAGCACGGCGCGCACTATGCGATCGGCGCGCTCGCGGTGATCCTCCTGGTCACCATCCAGTACCAGATCAGCGAGTTCATCACCGGCCTGGTCGGTGTGGTGCTGATTGCCGCGTCCTTCTGGTCCTCGTTGCGGCGCAACAAGGCGCTCGCGGAGCAGGGGATCGATCCACAGGAAGCTCCTCCCGGGGTGTGA